A genomic window from Quercus lobata isolate SW786 chromosome 10, ValleyOak3.0 Primary Assembly, whole genome shotgun sequence includes:
- the LOC115962990 gene encoding ATPase 11, plasma membrane-type, which produces MGDKSQVLEAVLKETVDLENIPIEEVLENLRCSREGLTSVAAEERLVLFGHNKLEEKRESKFLKFLGFMWNPLSWVMEAAAIMAIALANGGGKPPDWQDFVGIIVLLFINSTISFIEENNAGNAAAALMARLAPKAKVLRDGRWNEQDAAILVPGDIISIKLGDIIPADARLLEGDPLKIDQSALTGESLPVTKGPGDGIYSGSTCKQGEIEAVVIATGVHTFFGKAAHLVDTTNQVGHFQKVLTAIGNFCICSIAIGMIIEIIVMYPIQDREYRPGIDNLLVLLIGGIPIAMPTVLSVTMAIGSHRLAQQGAITKRMTAIEEMAGMDVLCSDKTGTLTLNKLSVDKNLIEVFAKGVDGDTVVLMAAQASRTENQDAIDSAIVGMLADPKEARAGIQEVHFLPFNPTDKRTALTYIDRNGKMHRVSKGAPEQILNLAHNKSEIERRVHAVIDKFAERGLRSLAVAYQEVPEGRKESAGSPWQFIGLMPLFDPPRHDSAETIRRALNLGVNVKMITGDQLAIGKETGRRLGMGTNMYPSSALLGQDKDESIVALPVDELIEKADGFAGVFPEHKYEIVKRLQARKHICGMTGDGVNDAPALKKADIGIAVADATDAARSASDIVLTEPGLSVIISAVLTSRAIFQRMKNYTIYAVSITIRIVLGFMLLALIWKFDFPPFMVLIIAILNDGTIMTISKDRVKPSPLPDSWKLAEIFTTGIVLGSYLAMMTVIFFWAAYKTDFFPRVFGVPTLEKTAHDDFRKLASAIYLQVSTISQALIFVTRSRSWSFVERPGMLLVVAFIIAQLIATVIAVYANWSFAAIEGIGWGWAGVIWLYNIIFYIPLDLIKFFIRYALSGRAWDLVIEQRIAFTRQKDFGKEQRELQWAHAQRTLHGLQPPDTKMFTERTHFTELNQMAEEAKRRAEIARLRELHTLKGHVESVVRLKGLDIDTIQQAYTV; this is translated from the exons atggGGGACAAGTCTCAAGTATTGGAGGCTGTGCTGAAGGAAACTGTGGATTTG GAAAACATACCCATTGAGGAAGTGTTAGAGAATCTGAGATGTAGCAGAGAGGGGCTTACCTCTGTGGCTGCTGAGGAGAGGCTGGTCCTTTTCGGTCACAATAAGCTTGAAGAGAAAAGG GAGAGCAAATTCTTGAAGTTTTTGGGGTTCATGTGGAACCCGTTATCTTGGGTTATGGAAGCTGCTGCTATCATGGCCATTGCGCTTGCAAATGGAGGA GGGAAGCCCCCGGACTGGCAAGACTTTGTGGGAATTATAGTCCTGCTTTTCATCAACTCGACAATTAGTTTCATTGAGGAGAACAATGCAGGTAATGCTGCGGCCGCTCTCATGGCTCGTCTCGCTCCAAAAGCCAAG GTTCTTCGAGATGGAAGGTGGAATGAACAAGATGCTGCGATTCTTGTTCCCGGTGACATTATCAGTATTAAATTAGGAGATATTATACCAGCCGATGCTCGTCTTCTTGAAGGAGATCCATTGAAAATTGACCAG TCTGCGCTTACTGGCGAGTCCCTTCCGGTCACAAAAGGCCCTGGAGATGGTATCTACTCCGGTTCAACTTGCAAACAGGGAGAAATTGAAGCAGTGGTCATTGCCACAGGTGTGCATACCTTCTTTGGGAAGGCTGCTCATCTTGTTGATACCACCAACCAAGTGGGCCACTTCCAAAAG GTCTTGACTGCAATTGGGAACTTCTGTATATGTTCAATTGCTATTGGGATGATTATAGAAATTATTGTTATGTATCCCATTCAAGACCGCGAGTACCGCCCTGGAATTGACAACCTTCTTGTGCTTCTCATTGGAGGAATTCCGATTGCCATGCCTACGGTTCTGTCAGTGACAATGGCTATTGGTTCTCATAGGTTAGCTCAGCAG GGAGCTATTACTAAGAGgatgacagcaattgaagagatgGCGGGCATGGACGTTCTTTGCAGTGACAAGACTGGAACTTTGACATTGAACAAGCTTAGTGTTGACAAGAACCTTATTGAG GTTTTTGCAAAAGGAGTAGATGGAGATACTGTTGTCCTAATGGCAGCTCAAGCCTCTAGAACGGAGAATCAGGATGCAATAGATTCTGCTATAGTTGGGATGCTGGCTGATCCAAAGGAG GCACGTGCTGGCATTCAAGAAGTGCACTTCCTTCCTTTTAATCCTACTGATAAGCGAACAGCTTTGACTTATATTGACCGTAACGGTAAAATGCATAGAGTCAGCAAAGGTGCACCAGAGCAG ATTCTAAATCTTGCCCACAATAAGTCGGAAATTGAGCGTAGAGTTCATGCTGTGATCGATAAGTTTGCAGAACGAGGTTTAAGATCGCTTGCAGTAGCATACCAG GAAGTTCCAGAAGGAAGGAAGGAGAGTGCTGGAAGCCCGTGGCAGTTTATTGGTCTCATGCCTCTCTTTGACCCACCTAGGCATGACAGTGCAGAGACAATAAGGAGGGCTTTAAATCTTGGAGTGAATGTGAAAATGATTACAG GGGATCAACTTGCAATAGGAAAGGAGACTGGACGCCGGTTGGGAATGGGTACCAACATGTATCCTTCATCTGCTTTGCTAGGACAGGACAAGGACGAGTCTATTGTAGCTTTACCAGTTGATGAGCTGATAGAGAAAGCTGATGGCTTTGCTGGTGTTTTCCctg AGCACAAATATGAGATTGTAAAGCGTTTGCAAGCTAGGAAACATATCTGTGGCATGACTGGTGACGGAGTCAATGATGCTCCTGCCCTAAAAAAGGCTGACATTGGGATAGCTGTTGCTGATGCAACAGATGCAGCTCGTAGTGCTTCTGACATTGTCCTTACAGAACCTGGTCTTAGTGTTATCATTAGTGCTGTTTTGACCAGTAGGGCAATCTTCCAGAGGATGAAAAATTATACA ATTTATGCAGTTTCCATTACAATCCGTATTGTG CTTGGTTTTATGTTGCTTGCTCTCATATGGAAGTTCGACTTTCCACCTTTTATGGTGCTTATCATTGCCATCCTCAATGATG GTACTATCATGACAATATCAAAAGATAGGGTGAAACCATCTCCTTTACCAGATAGTTGGAAGCTAGCAGAGATTTTCACAACTGGCATTGTTCTTGGTAGTTACTTGGCAATGATGACAGTCATATTTTTCTGGGCTGCGTACAAGACAGACTTCTTCCCG cgcGTATTTGGGGTGCCAACCCTTGAGAAAACTGCTCATGATGACTTCCGAAAGCTCGCTTCAGCAATATATCTGCAAGTGAGCACCATTAGTCAGGCCCTCATATTTGTAACACGATCTAGAAGTTGGTCCTTCGTTGAGCGTCCTGGGATGTTGCTTGTAGTAGCTTTCATTATTGCTCAGCTG ATTGCCACTGTAATTGCGGTCTATGCAAATTGGAGCTTTGCTGCAATTGAAGGGATTGGGTGGGGTTGGGCTGGTGTGATATGGCTTTATAACATCATCTTCTACATCCCACTTGATTTAATAAAGTTCTTCATACGCTATGCTTTGAGTGGGAGAGCTTGGGATCTTGTCATTGAACAGAGG ATTGCTTTTACAAGACAAAAGGACTTTGGGAAGGAACAACGTGAGCTTCAATGGGCACATGCACAGAGAACATTGCATGGGTTGCAACCTCCTGACACGAAGATGTTTACTGAACGAACGCATTTCACAGAACTCAATCAAATGGCAGAAGAAGCCAAAAGAAGAGCGGAAATTGCAAG GTTGAGAGAACTCCATACACTGAAAGGTCATGTAGAATCAGTGGTGAGACTGAAAGGTCTGGACATAGACACAATTCAGCAAGCATACACAGTCTAA